A window of candidate division KSB1 bacterium genomic DNA:
GATTAAGTTGCCGGAGGGGGTGGAGATGGTGATGCCGGGGGACAACATTGAGATGGAGGTGGAGCTGCAGAAGCCGATCGCGATGGAGGAGGGTTTGCGGTTTGCCATTCGCGAGGGCGGCCGCACGGTCGGCGCTGGCGTGGTCACCAAGATCCTTGAATAGAGGTGCAACGCTCACCTGACGCGGATAGGGTTCAATGCGCGAGATCATTACTCTGGAATGCACGGAGTGCAAGCGGCGAAACTACACGACAACGAAGAATCGCCGCAAGCACCCAAACCGCCTGGAGCTCCGTAAGTACTGCAAGTGGTGCAATAAGCACACGCTGCATCGAGAGACGC
This region includes:
- the rpmG gene encoding 50S ribosomal protein L33, producing the protein MREIITLECTECKRRNYTTTKNRRKHPNRLELRKYCKWCNKHTLHRETR